One window of Solwaraspora sp. WMMA2056 genomic DNA carries:
- a CDS encoding GNAT family N-acetyltransferase, whose translation MVREWDPRTASSAEISSLLDCLNQVFRTDLPGDPLWRPHFLREYLTETMPGVRRICWLAEQPDARGGTEVVGHVNVLLLGDIGVLEILVRPDVRRTGLGRQLLSLAVRRAYHEGFSSVGVEVIGGTCAVEFYESFGFARQFREIRSVLRLASVDWAAIEKMAQDTVSGYEVEFHPGGPPDDLVEAYARTKAEQSDPADGDLDLRPSSYEPERLRESLGCLHRRGMTPYIVLARHPASGEVAGLTEVVVPAQHPTRADQYDTIVAQAHQGRGIDRAIKARMLLELRAVEPALAEVQTWNAEGDEEIVSINTEIGYRSDRDWWDYGADIPMLMHRLGVRS comes from the coding sequence AACCAGGTTTTCCGGACCGATCTTCCGGGCGACCCGCTGTGGCGACCGCATTTCCTGCGGGAGTACCTGACCGAGACGATGCCGGGGGTCCGGCGGATCTGCTGGCTGGCGGAGCAGCCCGACGCTCGCGGCGGCACCGAGGTCGTCGGACACGTGAACGTACTGCTGCTCGGCGACATCGGTGTCCTGGAGATCCTGGTGCGTCCGGACGTGCGGCGGACCGGCCTGGGCCGGCAGTTGCTGTCGCTCGCGGTGCGTCGGGCGTACCACGAGGGTTTCAGCTCGGTCGGGGTCGAGGTGATCGGCGGCACCTGCGCGGTGGAGTTCTACGAGTCGTTCGGTTTCGCCCGGCAGTTCCGGGAGATCCGCAGTGTCCTGCGGCTGGCCTCGGTGGACTGGGCGGCGATCGAGAAGATGGCCCAGGACACGGTCAGCGGCTACGAGGTGGAGTTCCACCCCGGTGGACCGCCGGACGATCTCGTCGAGGCGTACGCCCGGACCAAGGCCGAGCAGAGCGACCCCGCCGACGGTGACCTGGACCTGCGGCCCAGTTCGTACGAACCGGAACGGCTGCGGGAGAGTCTCGGCTGCCTGCACCGACGGGGCATGACGCCGTACATCGTGCTGGCCCGGCACCCGGCCAGCGGCGAGGTCGCCGGTCTGACCGAGGTGGTGGTGCCGGCGCAGCACCCGACCCGGGCCGACCAGTACGACACCATCGTCGCCCAGGCACACCAGGGACGCGGCATCGACCGGGCGATCAAGGCACGGATGCTGCTGGAGCTGCGTGCCGTCGAACCGGCGCTGGCCGAGGTGCAGACCTGGAACGCCGAGGGCGACGAGGAGATCGTCTCGATCAACACCGAGATCGGCTACCGGTCGGACCGGGACTGGTGGGACTACGGCGCGGACATCCCGATGTTGATGCACCGCCTGGGCGTACGCAGCTGA
- the hemB gene encoding porphobilinogen synthase codes for MTYPQSRPRRLRRTAAVRRLVEETRLAPAELVLPMFVKEGLAEPRPVPSLPGVLQHSRDSLRKAAAEAVAAGVGGIMLFGVPARRDAVGSAGTDPAGVLNVAIRDVVAEVGDATVVMSDLCLDEFTDHGHCGLLAPDGTVDNDATLAAYGQLAIAQAEAGADMLGPSGMMDGQVGVVRRALDAAGHTDTALLAYAAKYASAFYGPFRDAVESALVGDRRTYQQDPANLRESLREVELDVAEGADLVMVKPALPYLDVIAAVRQRVHVPVAAYQVSGEYAMVEAAAANGWVDRDRVIMETLTSIRRAGAQVVLTYWAVEAAEALAG; via the coding sequence ATGACGTACCCGCAGAGCAGGCCCCGACGGCTGCGCCGGACCGCGGCGGTACGCCGGCTGGTCGAGGAGACCCGGCTGGCCCCGGCCGAGCTGGTGCTGCCGATGTTCGTCAAGGAAGGGCTGGCCGAGCCGCGACCGGTTCCCTCGCTGCCCGGCGTGCTGCAGCATTCCCGGGACTCGCTGCGCAAGGCCGCCGCCGAGGCGGTCGCCGCCGGCGTCGGCGGGATCATGCTGTTCGGGGTGCCGGCCCGCCGCGACGCCGTCGGCTCCGCCGGCACCGATCCGGCGGGCGTGCTCAACGTGGCGATCCGTGACGTGGTCGCCGAGGTCGGCGACGCCACGGTCGTGATGAGCGACCTGTGCCTCGACGAGTTCACCGACCACGGGCACTGTGGGCTGCTCGCCCCGGACGGCACCGTCGACAACGACGCCACCCTCGCCGCGTACGGGCAGCTGGCGATCGCCCAGGCCGAAGCCGGCGCCGACATGCTCGGCCCGTCCGGAATGATGGACGGGCAGGTCGGCGTGGTCCGCCGAGCGTTGGACGCCGCCGGGCACACCGACACCGCCCTGCTGGCGTACGCGGCGAAGTACGCCTCGGCGTTCTACGGTCCGTTCCGTGACGCGGTGGAGTCGGCCCTGGTCGGCGACCGACGTACCTACCAGCAGGATCCGGCGAACCTGCGGGAGTCGCTGCGGGAGGTCGAGCTGGACGTCGCCGAAGGCGCGGACCTGGTGATGGTCAAGCCGGCGCTGCCCTACCTGGACGTGATCGCGGCGGTCCGCCAGCGGGTGCACGTCCCGGTCGCCGCCTACCAGGTCTCCGGCGAGTACGCGATGGTCGAGGCGGCTGCCGCCAACGGCTGGGTCGACCGGGACCGGGTGATCATGGAGACGTTGACGTCGATCAGGCGGGCCGGCGCCCAGGTCGTCCTCACCTACTGGGCGGTCGAGGCGGCCGAGGCCCTGGCCGGCTGA
- a CDS encoding uroporphyrinogen-III synthase — protein MTRTRKLAGHIAFVGAGPGDPGLLTRRAHDALVEADQVVFDRAVPESLLAAVRANAKADAQLSPAEGAPGDVAKVLISAARSGQAAVRLVAGDPFGHHGVVTEVQAVARTAVPFEVVPGVSQAEGVASYAGVPLPGVRTVADVDDTAGLDFDALAAAIGRGSLAVAVDAGELAAVRDGLLAAGVDGATSVAVTGDGTGETQYTTTSTVDNFVAAALGFTGRVVLTLGAGVTERDKLSWWENRPLYGWKVLVPRTKEQAGVMSAQLRAYGAIPCEVPTIAVEPPRTPAQMERAVKGLVDGRYAWVVFTSVNAVRAVWEKFAEHGLDARHFGGVKIACIGEATADAVRDFGIQPELVPAGEQSSEGLLAEFSPHDEILDPVGRVLLPRADIATETLAAGLTERGWEVDDVTAYRTVRAAPPPAEIRDAIKSGGFDAVLFTSSSTVRNLVGIAGKPHARTVVAVIGPKTAETATEFGLRVDVQPPHASVPDLVEALAGYAVELREKLVAMPAKQRRGSKVQGPTALRFR, from the coding sequence ATGACCCGCACCCGTAAGCTCGCAGGCCACATCGCGTTCGTGGGGGCCGGCCCCGGCGACCCGGGCCTGTTGACCCGCCGGGCGCACGACGCCCTGGTCGAGGCCGACCAGGTGGTGTTCGACCGTGCCGTGCCGGAGAGCCTGCTCGCGGCGGTCCGCGCCAACGCCAAGGCCGACGCCCAGCTCAGCCCGGCCGAGGGCGCCCCCGGCGACGTGGCCAAGGTGCTGATCTCCGCCGCCCGCTCCGGGCAGGCGGCGGTCCGGCTCGTCGCCGGCGACCCGTTCGGTCACCACGGCGTGGTGACCGAGGTGCAGGCGGTCGCCCGCACGGCGGTGCCGTTCGAGGTGGTGCCCGGGGTCAGCCAGGCCGAAGGGGTGGCCAGCTACGCCGGGGTCCCGCTGCCGGGGGTACGGACAGTGGCCGACGTCGACGACACGGCCGGTCTGGACTTCGACGCGCTCGCCGCCGCGATCGGCCGGGGCTCGTTGGCCGTCGCCGTGGACGCCGGTGAGCTGGCCGCCGTACGGGACGGACTGCTCGCCGCCGGCGTCGACGGCGCGACGTCGGTCGCGGTGACCGGCGACGGCACCGGCGAGACCCAGTACACGACCACGTCGACCGTGGACAACTTCGTCGCGGCGGCGCTCGGCTTCACCGGCCGGGTGGTGCTCACCCTCGGTGCCGGGGTCACCGAGCGGGACAAGCTCAGCTGGTGGGAGAACCGGCCGCTGTACGGCTGGAAGGTGCTCGTTCCCCGGACCAAGGAGCAGGCCGGGGTGATGAGCGCCCAACTGCGGGCGTACGGTGCCATCCCGTGTGAGGTGCCGACGATCGCCGTCGAGCCGCCCCGTACCCCGGCGCAGATGGAACGCGCGGTCAAGGGCCTGGTCGACGGCCGGTACGCCTGGGTGGTGTTCACCTCGGTCAACGCCGTACGGGCGGTGTGGGAGAAGTTCGCCGAGCACGGGCTGGACGCCCGCCACTTCGGCGGCGTCAAGATCGCCTGCATCGGTGAGGCGACCGCCGACGCGGTCCGTGACTTCGGCATCCAGCCTGAGCTGGTGCCGGCCGGTGAGCAGTCCTCCGAAGGGCTGCTGGCGGAGTTCTCGCCGCACGACGAGATCCTCGACCCGGTCGGCCGGGTGCTGCTGCCGCGCGCCGACATCGCCACCGAGACCCTCGCCGCCGGGTTGACCGAGCGCGGGTGGGAGGTCGACGACGTTACCGCGTACCGGACGGTGCGGGCGGCGCCGCCGCCGGCCGAGATCCGCGACGCGATCAAGTCCGGTGGCTTCGACGCGGTCCTGTTCACCTCGTCGTCGACCGTGCGCAACCTGGTCGGTATCGCCGGCAAGCCGCACGCCCGCACGGTGGTCGCGGTGATCGGCCCGAAGACCGCCGAGACCGCCACCGAGTTCGGCCTGCGGGTCGACGTGCAGCCGCCGCACGCCTCCGTACCGGACCTGGTCGAGGCGCTCGCCGGTTACGCGGTGGAGCTGCGGGAGAAGCTGGTGGCGATGCCGGCGAAGCAGCGGCGCGGTTCCAAGGTGCAGGGTCCGACCGCGCTGCGGTTCCGCTGA
- a CDS encoding glutamyl-tRNA reductase, translated as MNLLVVGASYRTTPVATLERLAVAPAEVPATLRRLLAQPYVDAAVVLSTCNRVEIYAAVTGFHGGLADICAVLAERSGSQPNDLAEHLYVHYGQAAVEHTFRVAAGLDSMVVGEAQILGQLRDAYHVANDADATGRLLHELMQQALRVGKRAHAETGIDRAGQSVVSAALRVGADLLPGGLLGRRVLVLGAGAMGALAVATLARLGVASIQVVNRRDDRAVRLAGSYGATAVPYADLTTALVDVDLVITATASTEPVLTRQTVAAVLAGRSGDRTGPLVLLDLAVPRDVEPAAGELPGVAVIDIDGLADALTEAPAAADTAAVGRIVTAEVEAFLSWLRGADVAPTVAALRGRADDVVGAELRRLAQRRPDLTDEQRAEVAHTVHRVVQRLLHSPTVRVRQLAAEPGGDQYAALLRQLFDLEVPGTSTAGDVPDLTAAGVPDLTAGAPGVTGDGAPEHGGDR; from the coding sequence ATGAATCTTCTCGTCGTCGGCGCGTCCTACCGGACCACGCCGGTCGCCACCCTGGAACGGCTCGCGGTCGCCCCGGCCGAGGTGCCCGCCACCCTGCGTCGGCTGCTCGCCCAGCCGTACGTCGACGCGGCCGTCGTGCTCTCCACCTGCAACCGGGTCGAGATCTACGCGGCGGTCACCGGCTTCCACGGCGGTCTGGCCGACATCTGCGCGGTGCTCGCCGAACGTTCCGGCAGCCAGCCCAACGACCTCGCCGAGCACCTGTACGTGCACTACGGGCAGGCCGCCGTCGAGCACACCTTCCGGGTGGCCGCCGGACTCGACTCCATGGTCGTCGGCGAGGCGCAGATCCTCGGCCAACTGCGTGACGCCTACCACGTCGCCAACGACGCCGACGCCACCGGCCGCCTGCTGCACGAGCTGATGCAGCAGGCGCTGCGGGTCGGCAAGCGGGCCCACGCCGAGACCGGCATCGACCGGGCCGGGCAGAGCGTCGTCAGTGCCGCCCTGCGGGTCGGTGCCGATCTGCTGCCCGGCGGGCTGCTCGGCCGGCGGGTGCTGGTCCTCGGGGCCGGGGCGATGGGCGCCCTGGCGGTCGCCACCCTCGCCCGGCTCGGCGTGGCGTCGATCCAGGTGGTCAACCGGCGTGACGACCGTGCGGTCCGCCTCGCCGGCAGCTACGGCGCCACCGCCGTGCCGTACGCCGACCTGACCACGGCGTTGGTCGACGTCGACCTGGTGATCACCGCGACCGCCTCGACCGAACCGGTGCTCACCCGGCAGACCGTCGCCGCCGTCCTCGCCGGGCGGTCGGGCGACCGGACCGGGCCGCTGGTCCTGCTCGACCTCGCCGTTCCGCGCGACGTCGAGCCGGCCGCCGGTGAGCTGCCCGGCGTCGCGGTGATCGACATCGACGGACTGGCCGACGCGCTCACCGAGGCGCCGGCCGCCGCCGACACCGCTGCCGTCGGCCGGATCGTCACCGCCGAGGTGGAGGCGTTCCTCAGCTGGCTGCGCGGCGCGGACGTGGCCCCGACCGTGGCGGCGTTGCGCGGGCGCGCCGACGACGTGGTCGGCGCCGAACTGCGCCGGCTGGCCCAGCGCCGGCCGGACCTGACCGACGAGCAGCGGGCCGAGGTGGCCCACACCGTGCACCGGGTCGTGCAACGCCTGCTGCACTCGCCGACCGTGCGGGTCCGTCAACTCGCCGCCGAACCCGGCGGTGACCAGTACGCCGCGCTGCTGCGGCAACTGTTCGACCTGGAGGTGCCGGGCACCTCCACCGCCGGCGACGTCCCGGACCTGACGGCGGCTGGCGTCCCGGACCTGACGGCGGGCGCACCTGGCGTGACCGGCGACGGCGCCCCGGAGCATGGAGGTGACCGGTGA
- a CDS encoding redox-sensing transcriptional repressor Rex has translation MSQHREPGASGRVDAVPALPDLPEATVARLPEYLRALHALAEAGHETVSSEGLASAAGVNSAKLRKDLSQLGSYGTRGVGYDITLLIEQIEYVLGLTHRRAVALVGVGNLGHALAGYAGFASRGFRIAALFDADTAQVGEQINGLVVRHIDDLPTVAAEESIAIGVIATPATAAQQVADQLVAAGVTSILNFAPCVLAVPAGVDVRKVDLAIELQILSFHEHRKSASFRERRSSALTAIPGGLDATVTGSTGPASYDDAPAEAVGS, from the coding sequence TTGAGTCAGCACCGCGAGCCAGGCGCGTCCGGCCGGGTCGACGCCGTTCCGGCGCTGCCAGACCTCCCGGAGGCGACGGTCGCCCGACTCCCGGAGTACCTCCGCGCCCTGCACGCCCTCGCCGAGGCCGGTCACGAGACGGTCTCCAGCGAAGGGCTGGCCAGCGCCGCCGGGGTCAACTCCGCCAAGTTGCGCAAGGACCTCTCCCAGCTCGGCTCGTACGGCACCCGGGGCGTCGGCTACGACATCACCCTGCTGATCGAGCAGATCGAGTACGTCCTGGGGCTCACCCACCGACGGGCGGTCGCGCTGGTCGGCGTCGGCAACCTCGGTCACGCCCTCGCCGGTTACGCCGGCTTCGCCAGCCGGGGCTTCCGGATCGCGGCCCTGTTCGACGCCGACACCGCCCAGGTCGGTGAGCAGATCAACGGACTGGTGGTCCGGCACATCGACGACCTGCCGACCGTCGCGGCCGAGGAGTCCATCGCGATCGGCGTGATCGCCACCCCGGCGACCGCCGCGCAGCAGGTCGCCGATCAGCTCGTCGCCGCCGGTGTCACCAGCATCCTCAACTTCGCTCCCTGCGTACTGGCGGTTCCCGCCGGGGTCGACGTCCGCAAGGTCGACCTCGCGATCGAGCTGCAGATCCTGTCGTTCCACGAGCACCGCAAGTCGGCGTCGTTCCGGGAGCGCCGCAGCTCGGCGTTGACCGCCATCCCCGGCGGGCTGGACGCCACCGTGACCGGCTCCACCGGCCCGGCCAGCTACGACGACGCCCCAGCGGAGGCGGTTGGCTCATGA
- a CDS encoding sensor histidine kinase, whose amino-acid sequence MTTATPPLEPLPRPAAAPTGVMLRRLVTDSGYVLVGLPLALVSFVVGVVGLSVGLGLVVTVVGLPILTGTLYAVRGLAQLERHRIAAILPAPPARARYAAAGPHTGTWRRVLLPLTDPQSWLDLAFAVLRFPVALTSATVTLTWWAAAVAGSSYWAYAWLLPTEDSDGLAELLGLGDAAATDVVLHTLIGLFFVVTLPIVVRGCALLSAVLARAMLTGMAAMQDRISVLEDQRQAAVSAEAIALRRLERDIHDGPQQRLVRLAMDLSRAREQLAVDPDAAGAALDEAVAQTRETLAELRALSRGIAPPVLVDRGLPSALAALAGRGLLPIDLSIDPQLGTPTDRPGPAVESTAYFVVAEALTNVAKHSGASRCTVTVQRFADRLTIAVTDDGGGGAHVAKGHGLAGLADRVRAHGGTLTVTSPPGGPTEIRAELPD is encoded by the coding sequence ATGACCACCGCAACCCCTCCCCTGGAACCCCTGCCACGACCGGCGGCCGCACCCACCGGGGTGATGCTGCGCCGGCTGGTCACCGACTCGGGGTACGTACTCGTCGGCCTGCCCCTGGCGCTGGTGAGTTTCGTCGTCGGTGTGGTCGGCCTCTCCGTCGGGCTCGGTCTGGTCGTCACCGTGGTCGGGCTGCCGATCCTCACCGGCACGCTGTACGCCGTCCGGGGCCTCGCGCAGCTGGAACGGCACCGGATCGCCGCCATACTGCCGGCCCCGCCGGCCCGGGCCCGGTACGCCGCCGCCGGCCCGCACACCGGCACCTGGCGGCGGGTGCTGCTGCCGCTGACCGACCCGCAGTCCTGGCTCGACCTGGCGTTCGCCGTACTGCGGTTCCCGGTCGCTCTGACCAGCGCGACGGTCACCCTCACCTGGTGGGCCGCCGCGGTCGCGGGTTCGTCGTACTGGGCGTACGCCTGGCTGCTGCCGACCGAGGACAGCGACGGCCTGGCTGAGCTGCTCGGGCTCGGCGACGCGGCCGCCACCGACGTCGTCCTGCACACCCTGATCGGCCTGTTCTTCGTCGTCACCCTGCCGATCGTGGTCCGTGGCTGCGCGCTGCTGTCGGCCGTGCTCGCTCGGGCCATGCTCACCGGGATGGCCGCCATGCAGGACCGGATCAGTGTCCTGGAGGATCAACGGCAGGCCGCGGTCAGCGCCGAGGCGATCGCCCTGCGCCGCCTGGAGCGCGACATCCACGACGGGCCGCAGCAGCGGCTGGTCCGCCTGGCGATGGATCTCAGCCGGGCCCGGGAACAGCTGGCCGTCGACCCGGACGCCGCCGGGGCGGCCCTGGACGAGGCGGTCGCCCAGACCCGGGAGACGCTGGCCGAGCTACGGGCGCTGTCCCGGGGGATCGCCCCACCCGTACTGGTCGACCGAGGGCTGCCGAGCGCGCTCGCCGCACTGGCCGGGCGTGGCCTGCTGCCTATCGACCTGTCGATCGACCCGCAGCTGGGCACGCCCACCGACCGCCCCGGGCCGGCGGTGGAGAGCACCGCGTACTTCGTCGTGGCCGAGGCGCTGACCAACGTCGCCAAGCACAGCGGCGCCAGCCGGTGCACCGTCACCGTGCAGCGTTTCGCCGACCGGTTGACGATCGCGGTCACCGACGACGGGGGCGGCGGCGCGCACGTCGCCAAGGGCCACGGGCTCGCCGGTCTGGCAGACCGGGTCCGGGCGCACGGCGGGACGTTGACCGTGACCAGCCCACCGGGCGGGCCGACCGAGATCCGCGCCGAGCTTCCGGACTGA
- a CDS encoding response regulator transcription factor codes for MRVAIADDSVLLREGLVRLLTEHGHQVVAAVGDGPALVAAVGTLRPDVSIIDVRMPPSHTDEGLRAAVAIRRELPGAPVLMLSQYVEVSYADDLLADRAGAVGYLLKDRVAAIAEFLDALARVAAGGTVLDPEVVGQLLARRRRDDPLRTLTPREHEVLGLMAQGRSNGAIARQLVVTDGAVEKHVNNIFGKLRLPPDTEQHRRVLAVLAYLRG; via the coding sequence ATGCGCGTGGCGATAGCGGACGACTCGGTACTGCTGCGGGAGGGTCTGGTCCGGCTGCTCACCGAGCACGGCCACCAGGTGGTGGCGGCGGTCGGCGACGGCCCGGCCCTGGTGGCGGCGGTGGGCACGCTACGTCCGGACGTGTCGATCATCGACGTACGGATGCCGCCGTCGCACACCGACGAGGGTCTGCGGGCCGCGGTGGCGATCCGGCGGGAGCTGCCCGGCGCGCCGGTGCTGATGCTGTCCCAGTACGTCGAGGTCTCCTACGCCGACGACCTGCTCGCCGACCGGGCCGGCGCGGTCGGGTACCTGCTCAAGGACCGGGTCGCCGCGATCGCCGAGTTCCTCGACGCGCTGGCCCGGGTGGCGGCCGGGGGCACCGTGCTGGATCCGGAGGTGGTCGGCCAGTTGCTGGCGCGACGGCGGCGCGACGATCCGCTGCGCACGTTGACCCCGCGCGAGCACGAAGTGCTCGGGTTGATGGCGCAGGGGCGCTCCAACGGGGCGATCGCCCGTCAACTGGTGGTCACCGACGGTGCGGTCGAGAAGCACGTCAACAACATCTTCGGCAAGCTGCGGCTGCCGCCGGACACCGAGCAGCACCGCCGGGTCTTGGCGGTACTGGCCTACCTGCGTGGCTGA
- a CDS encoding HAD hydrolase-like protein, whose translation MTADNRHLVWDWNGTLLDDLSLVVTCTNQAIATVDGPVLTPQQHRVAFRRPVADYYADVLGRAVDAEEFGRLDRIFHDAYRAGLTSCALAEDAERALRTWPGSQSLLSMWFHDELVPLVETYGLTPTFRRIDGLRGAVGGDRKAAHLARHLAELDVAPADTVLIGDSIDDADAAEDVGATCILYAGGFTDPDRLLARGVPVARTLTEAVALAGQPRR comes from the coding sequence GTGACCGCTGACAACCGGCACCTGGTGTGGGACTGGAACGGGACCCTGCTCGACGACCTGTCGTTGGTGGTCACCTGCACCAACCAGGCGATCGCCACCGTCGACGGTCCGGTGCTCACCCCCCAGCAGCACCGCGTCGCCTTCCGCCGACCGGTCGCCGACTACTACGCCGACGTGCTCGGCCGGGCAGTCGACGCCGAGGAGTTCGGTCGCCTCGACCGGATCTTCCACGACGCGTACCGGGCCGGGCTGACCAGCTGTGCGCTCGCCGAGGACGCCGAGCGGGCGCTACGTACCTGGCCGGGCAGCCAGTCCCTGCTCTCCATGTGGTTCCACGACGAACTGGTGCCGTTGGTCGAGACATACGGACTGACCCCGACCTTCCGCCGGATCGACGGACTGCGCGGCGCGGTCGGCGGCGACCGCAAGGCCGCACACCTCGCCCGGCACCTGGCGGAGCTGGACGTGGCACCGGCCGACACGGTCCTGATCGGCGATTCGATCGACGACGCGGACGCCGCCGAGGACGTCGGTGCAACATGCATCCTGTACGCCGGTGGCTTCACCGATCCGGACCGGCTGCTGGCCCGGGGGGTGCCGGTGGCCCGGACGCTGACCGAGGCCGTCGCACTGGCCGGTCAGCCACGCAGGTAG
- a CDS encoding glutaredoxin family protein, with translation MSRPTPRLTLITRSGCHLCEVAREAIARVAAQTGEEWVELDVDSDIELERDFGERLPVVLLDEREHGYWRVEEDRLLADLRRPGTVRP, from the coding sequence GTGTCGCGCCCCACCCCACGTCTGACCCTGATCACCCGATCCGGCTGCCACCTGTGCGAGGTCGCGCGGGAAGCGATCGCCCGGGTCGCCGCGCAGACCGGTGAGGAGTGGGTGGAGCTCGACGTCGACAGCGACATCGAGTTGGAGCGCGACTTCGGGGAGCGACTGCCGGTGGTGCTGCTCGACGAGCGCGAGCACGGCTACTGGCGGGTCGAGGAGGACCGGCTCCTGGCCGACCTGCGTCGCCCCGGTACCGTGCGGCCGTGA
- a CDS encoding ECF subfamily RNA polymerase sigma factor, BldN family encodes MLSITMRGDGGTRRARQRTPAPNEVPGRHQPGGNAMPIGGTVTTPARPTMPTQPDGNDAETTVLPVIPDQGGRSGGTPPGDHPARPDPSDPAREVWGLVERAQAGETEAFGLIYDRYVDTVFRFIYFRVGNRQLAEDLTSDTFLRALKRIGSFTWQGRDLGAWLVTIARNLVADHFKSGRYRLEVTTGDVMDAEREDRGPEGSPEAAVVDHITNVALLTAVKQLNPEQQECIVLRFLQGFSVAETARAMGKNEGAIKALQYRAVRALARLLPDGFHA; translated from the coding sequence ATGCTCAGCATCACGATGCGCGGCGACGGGGGCACCCGACGCGCCAGGCAACGGACCCCGGCCCCCAACGAGGTGCCCGGCCGGCACCAGCCGGGCGGCAACGCCATGCCGATCGGCGGCACGGTGACCACCCCGGCCCGGCCGACGATGCCGACCCAGCCGGACGGCAACGACGCGGAGACCACGGTCCTGCCGGTCATCCCGGACCAGGGCGGTCGGTCCGGGGGTACGCCGCCCGGTGACCATCCGGCCCGGCCCGACCCGTCCGACCCCGCCCGCGAGGTCTGGGGGCTGGTGGAGCGCGCTCAGGCGGGCGAGACCGAGGCGTTCGGGCTGATCTACGACCGGTACGTCGACACCGTGTTCCGGTTCATCTACTTCCGGGTCGGCAACCGGCAGCTCGCCGAGGACCTGACCTCGGACACCTTCCTGCGCGCCCTCAAGCGGATCGGCAGCTTCACCTGGCAGGGCCGGGACCTCGGCGCCTGGCTGGTGACGATCGCCCGCAACCTCGTGGCGGACCACTTCAAGTCGGGTCGGTACCGACTGGAAGTTACTACGGGTGACGTAATGGATGCGGAGCGCGAGGATCGGGGGCCGGAGGGAAGCCCCGAGGCCGCAGTCGTCGACCACATCACCAACGTCGCCCTGCTGACCGCCGTCAAGCAGCTCAACCCCGAGCAGCAGGAGTGCATCGTCCTGCGCTTCCTACAAGGCTTTTCGGTCGCCGAGACCGCGCGGGCGATGGGCAAGAACGAAGGCGCGATCAAGGCCCTGCAGTACCGCGCGGTACGGGCGCTGGCCCGACTTCTACCCGACGGTTTCCACGCGTGA
- a CDS encoding DUF5667 domain-containing protein, with the protein MSKLTLFRRRAERFAQLLDRTDSSGRHHVRDPRDDELAGLAAISQRMAELPASPVDGVDPDFRAHLRSLLIETAERDGIGVTARAAPEHPLPRRSRPARTAVRTAKGAAGRAAGRARTRAVIIATVAAGAITVSGMSAATEQALPGDTLYGMKRSTERAQLALAHSDTTRGQLFLGFAEVRMAEARIVHDQPTAFAAVLDDMDEQIRHGVRLLTTAATEHRDRAPLDAIDAFVTAQRATLRQLASGASATATRAAGTVTLLDSVRARTQALRNGLTCAPSATVTSYDVLGPLPVTCQPNQRSTTPGNRAETQQPVPPATEVPTDVTATSIAPAAGADQPPLTGQPSSAPQQPTLAEPQVGDAEPALPHTPRPAVKDNPGDR; encoded by the coding sequence ATGAGTAAGCTCACGCTCTTTCGCCGACGTGCCGAGCGGTTCGCACAACTTCTCGACCGTACCGACAGCAGCGGCCGGCACCACGTCCGCGATCCGCGCGACGACGAACTGGCCGGGCTCGCCGCCATCAGCCAGCGCATGGCCGAGCTACCCGCGTCACCGGTCGACGGTGTCGATCCGGACTTCCGGGCCCACCTGCGCTCGTTGCTGATCGAGACCGCCGAACGCGACGGCATCGGCGTCACCGCCCGTGCCGCCCCGGAGCACCCGCTCCCCCGCCGGTCCCGCCCCGCCCGGACCGCGGTCCGTACCGCCAAGGGTGCGGCCGGCCGGGCCGCCGGACGGGCCCGGACCCGTGCGGTGATCATCGCCACCGTGGCCGCCGGTGCCATCACCGTCTCCGGCATGTCCGCGGCCACCGAGCAGGCCCTGCCGGGCGACACCCTGTACGGGATGAAACGATCCACCGAACGCGCCCAGTTGGCGCTGGCCCACTCCGACACCACCCGTGGCCAGCTCTTCCTCGGGTTCGCCGAGGTACGGATGGCCGAAGCCCGGATCGTGCACGACCAGCCGACGGCATTCGCCGCCGTACTCGACGACATGGACGAGCAGATCCGCCACGGGGTACGTCTGCTCACCACCGCCGCCACCGAACACCGCGACCGGGCACCGCTGGACGCGATCGACGCCTTCGTCACCGCCCAGCGGGCGACACTGCGCCAACTTGCCTCCGGTGCCAGCGCGACCGCCACCCGCGCCGCCGGCACCGTCACGTTGCTGGATTCGGTACGCGCCCGGACCCAGGCCCTGCGCAACGGGCTGACCTGTGCCCCGTCCGCGACAGTCACCAGCTACGACGTCCTCGGCCCGCTGCCGGTCACCTGCCAGCCCAACCAGCGGTCCACCACCCCCGGCAACCGGGCAGAAACTCAGCAACCGGTCCCGCCGGCGACCGAGGTGCCGACCGACGTCACCGCCACCAGCATCGCGCCCGCCGCCGGAGCCGACCAGCCGCCGCTGACCGGTCAGCCGTCGTCCGCGCCACAGCAGCCGACCCTGGCCGAGCCGCAGGTCGGCGACGCCGAGCCGGCCCTGCCCCACACCCCCCGCCCGGCGGTCAAGGACAACCCCGGCGACCGGTGA